One region of Abditibacteriota bacterium genomic DNA includes:
- the nusA gene encoding transcription termination/antitermination protein NusA yields the protein MGCEVSIEYREALRSISKEKNIPFDELLLLLENALTRMYKRNIEASAKGEQPQIRAEVGEKDVHIYCLKKVVMFVDDPNTEIALSNALKIDPGAKTGDYVEEEVTPSNFGRMAAHTARFVLESKIKDYERERDIKQFQSRVGDIINTHVSRFEGKLVFVDPDGQQDYAEHIEALLPPEEQIRSERFRVREMLKVYVLELRENPGGRSRYQLVVSRTHPSLVRRLVENEVEEIASGKVQIVSIAREPGIRTKIAVTSADRNIDPVGACLGSNASRLKAILRELRGEKLDIVKYDEDPVKYIIDAVAPAHVVSVDCDTETRTAVVRVPDKELSLAIGKKGVNAKLSAKLTGWNVKIQGTTE from the coding sequence TTGGGGTGTGAAGTGAGCATAGAATACAGAGAAGCTTTACGAAGCATATCAAAAGAGAAGAATATTCCTTTTGATGAGCTTTTGCTCTTGCTTGAAAATGCGCTGACTCGTATGTACAAGCGCAACATAGAAGCCTCCGCAAAGGGCGAGCAGCCTCAAATAAGAGCGGAGGTCGGCGAGAAGGACGTCCACATCTACTGCCTGAAAAAGGTGGTCATGTTCGTGGACGACCCGAATACGGAGATAGCCCTTTCCAATGCATTGAAGATAGACCCCGGCGCCAAAACCGGCGACTACGTGGAAGAGGAGGTCACTCCTTCCAATTTCGGCAGGATGGCCGCTCACACGGCCCGGTTCGTCCTGGAATCCAAGATCAAGGATTATGAGCGCGAGCGGGATATCAAGCAGTTTCAGTCCAGGGTGGGGGATATCATCAATACTCACGTGTCCCGTTTTGAAGGCAAGCTGGTATTCGTGGACCCGGACGGACAGCAGGACTATGCGGAGCATATAGAGGCCCTGCTCCCGCCGGAGGAGCAGATCCGCAGCGAGAGATTCAGGGTCAGAGAGATGCTGAAGGTCTACGTGCTGGAGCTGCGGGAAAATCCCGGAGGACGCAGCCGTTATCAGCTGGTGGTCTCCAGGACCCATCCCTCCCTGGTCAGGCGTCTGGTTGAAAACGAGGTGGAGGAGATAGCCTCCGGCAAGGTGCAGATAGTGTCCATTGCCAGAGAGCCGGGCATCCGCACCAAGATAGCCGTCACCTCCGCCGATCGCAATATAGATCCCGTGGGAGCCTGTCTGGGCTCCAACGCTTCCAGACTCAAGGCCATACTCAGGGAACTGAGGGGCGAAAAGCTGGATATAGTCAAATATGACGAAGACCCGGTGAAGTATATCATCGACGCTGTGGCTCCTGCTCACGTGGTGTCGGTGGATTGCGACACGGAGACCCGGACCGCCGTGGTCAGAGTGCCCGACAAGGAGCTGTCTCTGGCCATAGGAAAAAAAGGCGTGAACGCCAAGCTGTCGGCCAAGCTGACCGGCTGGAATGTGAAGATACAGGGGACCACGGAGTGA
- a CDS encoding YlxR family protein produces MRERTCIVCKTKGPQQSFFRIGKKADGSLQTGSGGRGAYICRSRSCITKAMQKPRLAMFLRTKPDEEAEQQLLSSLLRELTETPEP; encoded by the coding sequence GTGAGGGAACGCACCTGTATAGTCTGCAAGACCAAGGGGCCCCAGCAGTCCTTTTTCCGTATAGGCAAAAAGGCCGACGGCTCCCTGCAGACCGGCTCCGGAGGACGCGGCGCCTACATATGCCGCAGCCGCAGCTGTATAACCAAAGCCATGCAAAAGCCGCGTCTCGCCATGTTTCTCAGAACAAAGCCCGACGAGGAGGCAGAGCAGCAGCTTCTGTCCTCACTGCTCCGGGAGTTGACCGAGACCCCCGAGCCATGA
- a CDS encoding dehydrogenase has translation MPKSQFVDPDFIRKPGFIEFDQIPVNQYNKTIRDEKKNFSKADFLRIYRDMRFIREFESMLYLIKTQSEYNGVQYSNPGPAHLSTGQEAAAVGQAYILNINDYSFGSHRSHGEILAKGLSAIEKLSDKELTDVMEGFFDGKVLKALEKGIGDETLTVKEKAVKFLIYGALSEIFARETGFHRGLGGSMHAFFTPFGIYPNNAIVGGSATVALGAALYKRCNKKDGIVICNIGDGSMGCGPVWEAIMMSAMDQVKQLWDKGYNKGLPILFNFFNNQYGMGGQTRGETMGYDFLARAGAGVNPEQMHAERVDGYNPLAVIDAMKRKKEILTGEGGPVLLDVVTYRYAGHSPSDSSSYRTKEEIAAWEAQDAIPAYADKLIKAKVATKAEIDAIEKHVVETITQICAMAVDEKISPRMDVKANPRVIEDLMFSNTKMPKMSDDEVVTLKPKEESPRVQAIAKKERYGFDKDGKLFSKNKAFQLRDGLFEAIIDKYYEDPTLISYGEDVRDWGGAFAVYRGLTEVIPYHRLFNSPISEAAIAGSACGYAMSGGRVIAELMYCDFLGRAGDEVFNQIPKWQAMSAGVIKMPLVIRVSVGSKYGAQHSQDWSSLVAHIPGIKVIFPATPYDAKGLMASALNGTDPVICFESQRIYDVGEQFHKGGVPVESYEIPIGEPDVKREGSDVTILTFGATLYRAIKAADMLQEKYGISAEVIDARTLVPFNYDKVLESVKKTGKILLTSDACEKGSFINTMAQTISELAFDELDAPPVVVGARNWITPCFELDNDFFPQPEWMIDAIHEKIMPIPGHTPTNNFTPVERMRREKAGV, from the coding sequence ATGCCAAAAAGTCAATTTGTAGATCCTGATTTTATCAGAAAGCCCGGTTTTATAGAATTTGATCAGATACCCGTCAATCAATACAATAAAACCATCAGAGACGAAAAGAAGAACTTCTCCAAGGCAGATTTTCTGCGGATATACAGAGACATGCGGTTCATACGCGAGTTTGAAAGCATGCTCTATCTCATCAAGACTCAGAGCGAGTACAACGGTGTCCAGTATTCCAACCCCGGCCCCGCCCACCTTTCCACCGGTCAGGAGGCTGCGGCTGTGGGACAGGCGTACATATTGAATATCAACGACTATTCCTTCGGTTCCCACCGCTCTCACGGCGAGATCCTGGCCAAGGGTCTTTCCGCCATCGAAAAGCTGTCCGACAAAGAGCTGACCGACGTGATGGAAGGCTTTTTTGACGGCAAGGTGCTGAAGGCTCTGGAAAAGGGCATCGGCGACGAGACCCTCACCGTCAAGGAAAAGGCAGTCAAGTTCCTTATTTACGGCGCTCTTTCCGAGATATTCGCCAGAGAGACCGGCTTCCACAGAGGCCTGGGCGGCTCCATGCACGCCTTCTTTACTCCCTTTGGCATTTATCCCAACAACGCTATAGTCGGCGGCTCCGCCACCGTGGCTCTGGGCGCTGCTCTGTATAAGCGCTGCAACAAGAAGGACGGCATCGTGATCTGTAACATCGGCGACGGCTCCATGGGCTGCGGCCCCGTGTGGGAAGCCATCATGATGTCCGCCATGGATCAGGTCAAGCAGCTGTGGGACAAGGGCTACAACAAGGGTCTGCCCATCCTCTTCAACTTCTTCAACAACCAGTACGGCATGGGCGGCCAGACCCGCGGCGAGACCATGGGCTATGACTTCCTGGCCCGGGCCGGCGCAGGCGTGAACCCCGAGCAGATGCACGCCGAGAGAGTGGACGGCTACAATCCTCTGGCAGTCATCGACGCCATGAAGCGGAAGAAGGAGATCCTCACCGGCGAGGGCGGCCCCGTGCTGCTGGACGTGGTCACCTACCGCTATGCCGGCCATTCCCCTTCGGACTCTTCCTCCTACAGGACCAAGGAAGAGATCGCTGCCTGGGAAGCTCAGGATGCTATCCCCGCTTACGCCGACAAGCTGATCAAGGCCAAGGTGGCTACCAAGGCCGAGATAGACGCTATCGAAAAGCACGTGGTGGAGACCATCACCCAGATCTGCGCTATGGCAGTGGACGAGAAGATCTCCCCCAGAATGGACGTCAAGGCCAATCCGAGAGTCATCGAGGATCTGATGTTCTCCAACACCAAAATGCCCAAGATGTCCGACGACGAAGTGGTGACCCTCAAGCCCAAGGAAGAGTCCCCCAGAGTCCAGGCTATCGCCAAGAAGGAGCGCTATGGCTTTGACAAGGACGGCAAGCTCTTCTCCAAGAACAAGGCCTTCCAGCTCAGAGACGGCCTGTTTGAGGCCATCATCGACAAGTATTATGAGGATCCCACTCTCATCAGCTACGGCGAAGACGTGAGAGACTGGGGCGGCGCCTTTGCAGTGTACAGAGGTCTCACCGAGGTCATACCTTATCACAGACTGTTCAACTCTCCCATTTCCGAAGCGGCCATCGCGGGCTCTGCCTGCGGCTACGCCATGAGCGGCGGAAGAGTGATAGCCGAGCTGATGTACTGCGACTTCCTGGGCAGAGCCGGTGACGAGGTCTTCAACCAGATCCCCAAGTGGCAGGCTATGAGCGCGGGCGTCATCAAGATGCCTCTCGTGATCAGAGTCTCCGTAGGCTCCAAATACGGCGCTCAGCACTCTCAGGACTGGAGCTCCCTGGTGGCCCATATCCCCGGTATCAAGGTGATATTCCCCGCCACTCCCTATGACGCAAAGGGTCTGATGGCTTCCGCCCTCAACGGCACCGATCCCGTGATCTGCTTCGAGTCTCAGAGGATCTACGACGTGGGCGAGCAGTTCCACAAGGGCGGCGTTCCCGTGGAGAGCTACGAGATCCCCATCGGCGAGCCCGACGTGAAGAGAGAAGGCTCCGACGTGACCATCCTCACCTTTGGCGCCACTCTGTACAGAGCCATCAAGGCTGCCGACATGCTGCAGGAGAAATACGGCATATCCGCCGAGGTCATCGACGCCAGAACTCTGGTGCCCTTCAACTATGACAAGGTGCTGGAGTCCGTCAAGAAGACCGGCAAGATATTGCTGACCTCCGACGCCTGCGAAAAGGGCTCCTTTATCAACACCATGGCTCAGACCATTTCCGAGCTGGCCTTTGACGAGCTGGATGCACCTCCCGTAGTAGTGGGCGCCCGCAACTGGATCACCCCCTGCTTCGAGCTGGACAACGACTTCTTCCCTCAGCCCGAGTGGATGATAGACGCCATTCACGAGAAGATCATGCCTATACCCGGCCACACCCCCACGAACAACTTTACTCCCGTGGAGAGGATGCGCCGCGAGAAGGCAGGCGTGTAA
- the lpdA gene encoding dihydrolipoyl dehydrogenase translates to MSYDLIVLGGGPGGYNAAEKAGHAGLSTLLIEKKALGGVCLNEGCVPTKTLLYSSKVYGYALHGSDYGVSVKDVAYDHAAVVTRKDKVVKTLVSGIEGQMKAAKVTVVKENAVIKGKSGNEYIVEAGGKEYSGKALFIATGSESAMPPIPGAKEAFDAGVMVTNRELLQITEIPKELAVIGGGVIGLEMAAYFASVGSKVTVIEMLDHIAGNTDGEIAGILQKLYAAKGIVFKLGCKVTGISNTGVTYEENGKECFAPADKILMSVGRTPNTKGIGLENIGIEMDRRAIKTDLQCRTNQPNVFAIGDVNGKIMLAHTAYREGEVALNTLLGKKDIVRYNCIPSVIYTNPEIGSVGETEASAKAKGIDVKVGKLPLMYSGRFVAEGGNRECVAKIVVNKKYDSIIGCQCISPYASEFIWGMVPVIETEMRVSDAKELVFPHPTVCEILREVIWTL, encoded by the coding sequence ATGAGTTACGATTTGATAGTATTGGGCGGAGGCCCCGGCGGATACAACGCCGCCGAAAAAGCCGGTCACGCCGGTCTCAGCACTCTGCTGATAGAAAAGAAGGCCCTGGGCGGCGTGTGCCTCAACGAAGGCTGCGTGCCCACCAAGACCCTGCTTTACTCTTCCAAGGTGTACGGGTATGCCCTCCACGGCTCCGATTACGGCGTGTCCGTCAAGGACGTAGCCTACGATCATGCCGCGGTGGTGACCCGCAAGGACAAGGTGGTGAAGACCCTGGTCAGCGGTATCGAGGGCCAGATGAAGGCCGCCAAGGTCACGGTGGTAAAGGAAAACGCCGTGATCAAGGGCAAGTCCGGCAATGAGTACATAGTCGAAGCCGGCGGCAAGGAATACAGCGGCAAGGCTCTCTTTATAGCCACCGGTTCCGAGTCCGCCATGCCTCCCATCCCCGGAGCAAAGGAAGCCTTTGACGCCGGAGTGATGGTCACCAACAGAGAGCTGCTGCAGATCACCGAGATCCCCAAGGAGCTGGCGGTCATAGGCGGCGGCGTGATAGGTCTGGAAATGGCAGCCTACTTTGCCTCCGTGGGAAGCAAGGTGACGGTCATCGAGATGCTGGACCATATAGCCGGCAACACTGACGGTGAGATAGCCGGTATCCTGCAGAAGCTGTACGCTGCCAAGGGCATCGTCTTCAAGCTGGGCTGCAAGGTGACCGGGATATCCAATACAGGCGTCACCTACGAGGAGAACGGCAAGGAGTGCTTTGCCCCTGCCGACAAGATCCTCATGAGCGTGGGCAGGACCCCCAACACCAAGGGCATAGGACTGGAGAACATAGGCATCGAGATGGACCGCAGGGCCATCAAGACCGATCTGCAGTGCCGCACCAATCAGCCCAACGTGTTCGCCATAGGCGACGTCAACGGCAAGATCATGCTGGCCCATACTGCCTACAGAGAAGGAGAGGTGGCCCTCAACACTCTGCTGGGCAAGAAGGATATAGTCAGATACAACTGCATACCCAGTGTCATATACACCAATCCCGAGATAGGCTCTGTGGGTGAGACCGAAGCCTCTGCCAAGGCCAAGGGCATCGACGTCAAGGTAGGCAAGCTGCCTCTGATGTACAGCGGACGCTTTGTAGCCGAGGGCGGCAACAGGGAGTGCGTGGCCAAGATAGTCGTCAACAAGAAGTACGACTCCATCATAGGCTGCCAGTGCATCAGCCCCTACGCCTCCGAGTTCATCTGGGGCATGGTCCCGGTCATCGAGACCGAGATGCGCGTCTCCGACGCCAAGGAGCTGGTGTTCCCTCATCCCACCGTGTGCGAGATCCTGCGCGAGGTCATCTGGACCTTATAG